The window ATTGTTTCAAAGAAAAGTTCATCGCCCAGATAATTTCGGAGGGTTTGAACCACGGTGGATCCTTTATCATAGGCAGAAGTACCGTAAGTGATAGTTTGCGGCAGGTTATTCAGCGGCCAGTAACCTCCTTCTTCTTCGTGGACGTATTGTAACACATCGGCGTGTTTATCCATGAGAGTGGTTTTAAAGGTCTCCACATTGTACAGGATCTCCGTGTAAAACATTTCGCAGAAAACTGCCCAGCCTTCGTTCAGCCACATTTCCTCGGCTTTGTCACAGGTTACTTTGTCGCCGAACCACATATGCGACATTTCGTGGGCATACAACCATTCATAGGTAGCATTGCCGGTAATGGTATTGTTTGGGTATGCAACATTGGTGGCATGCTCCATGGCGCCAAGCTGAGTTCCTACATAACCCATCCTGTCCCATGAATATGGGCCGAAATGGGTTTCATAGATCATCATGATGTCATTCAGGTTGGCGAAGTTACCGGCAACTTTAACCGAGTCAACAGGCTTGACATAATACGTGACAGGAATATCTCTTTCCAGCCCGTTATAGGTTTCCTCGATGAGAACGTAATCGCCCACCGCTACCGAGACAAGATATGTGGGAACGGGCTGGTTTAATTCCCAATGGTACATGATCTTTCCCGGGGATGGAATGGTAGTTTCTACCAATATGCCACCGCAAACAGCCGTAAGTCCTTCGTCGACAGTTACAAACAATTCATATGTTGCACGGTCGGTGAAATCATCAATACAAGGGAACCAGGCTTTACCAAGGTTATGCGGGATGTAGCTGATACCTACACCCAGGTTGAATCCGTAACTTCCTGAAAAATGAAAACCGCCCCAGGATTCATGAAAAGGCTGGCCGTTGTATGCAATTTCAACATTCAGGATATCAGTGGTGTCGACAGAAACAGGAAGAGGGATTTCCAGGAAACCGTTATCATGGCTAAAGTTTGTTACGGGTGTTCCGTCAACATCAACTGAAGTTACTGTCAGATCAAGTAATTCCAGCCTGATTGCATCAAGATCATTAACAAGAGGTTTGAGAGTGATTAGGGTGGATGCATCAATTGTTTGTGTTGTAGTGTTGATTTCATTGATGGTGATTGAATAGTGCATCGCATGGATGGTATCACCGATAGAAGCTATTGACAATAAAGGTAAGCCAATAACAATTGCCAGAATAT is drawn from Bacteroidota bacterium and contains these coding sequences:
- a CDS encoding M1 family metallopeptidase, which gives rise to MKRINYILAIVIGLPLLSIASIGDTIHAMHYSITINEINTTTQTIDASTLITLKPLVNDLDAIRLELLDLTVTSVDVDGTPVTNFSHDNGFLEIPLPVSVDTTDILNVEIAYNGQPFHESWGGFHFSGSYGFNLGVGISYIPHNLGKAWFPCIDDFTDRATYELFVTVDEGLTAVCGGILVETTIPSPGKIMYHWELNQPVPTYLVSVAVGDYVLIEETYNGLERDIPVTYYVKPVDSVKVAGNFANLNDIMMIYETHFGPYSWDRMGYVGTQLGAMEHATNVAYPNNTITGNATYEWLYAHEMSHMWFGDKVTCDKAEEMWLNEGWAVFCEMFYTEILYNVETFKTTLMDKHADVLQYVHEEEGGYWPLNNLPQTITYGTSAYDKGSTVVQTLRNYLGDELFFETMTAFLDHFAFTSVNSYDMRDFITDHTGINMTGFFDNWVLNGGTPHYSLDSFNIQPAETGSEISLYLKAKRKGPSWNGTLHKTDIYFMDSDWNWSMDTVIFSGETGMSVKSLPFEPVAVFVDLESNICDAKTGGFTVVNQPGDIIFDHTFFQLSTQEITDSAFVRVIHHWVAPDSLKAPVPNLRISDYRYWSVEGVFPDDFVATGRFQYNKSGYLDNTLILSETDSIIILYRKDAAHDWENISFTRIGPWSIGFLYVDSLKIGEYTLAVIDISVGENENELPPDDKSWMHIFPNPSGNRFHI